In Acanthochromis polyacanthus isolate Apoly-LR-REF ecotype Palm Island chromosome 15, KAUST_Apoly_ChrSc, whole genome shotgun sequence, a single genomic region encodes these proteins:
- the fam83b gene encoding protein FAM83B yields MDSPEFSLLSSLRGEFKSEDYIQPHYKEAYRLAIDCLVKDGRDSYQEFLKGERVGSFLSEDEILFITANVQQLPPQNHAEETNGAPDTQSSSGTYWPVHSDVAAPNLDLGWPEVMHEKLQTNIDLLYHPPRQNSPTVKEMIRKRIQEARQVVAIVMDMFTDADIFKETVEASIRGVPVYVLLDDFHLKSFLKMAENQDVKLQQLRNMRVRTVKGQDYLCQSGAKFHGAMGQKFLLVDCHTVIYGSYSFTWSFEKLNLSMVQVITGHLVKSYDEEFRTLYARSTVPAELRSSEALFQRNGPHGLLSTSHSTPKIERNDQLRHTLDTVYRKTCERNFGSRRFEDKLLEEEGSTLGPMIENGIGVHNHVPQFHSPDTMNFLKRHSYAGERQDGFSPQNIRPRASNWNISRDTVNGPNNYAMDNYLQVPQMHRGQNMRQSYNGNDKQVLSMQQNMPTLENTSKSFMRTWRIESYLKNPDVSFGSSCDYLDQFEQQDKANNFMQGRMRSSLVFRSTIPEQMEPNTHINSTPAGLSPSAATNTPFHYSSMQWSPTDNRGNNEEFMLKRQNSQILDDLHSNAGYGPGRTSYLSTYASLGRNKGTQIITNPDILTDSWNKRHSVADPRSNTEFTHESSGQMRGAFTRKQVNRSTAGINEHNGGYRSNLNEDQRSVSHYDVKSITSTTSPNAHIWQDPPCRTVSAAALDVNSKDLKDKSSSAGSHSSQHFLKKSSKKIKSLLNIPEKKEDSIRSMEALSLKSGESTDTLTAEDDEKTSYGQRKLHHSTTSSVRSSSRVQRNGLEDDHLKSSKPRFRTEELQDLPQVCLPKTSAQKKPTVLDKGVRSGLDAGSWSKDRGPENRMYSRFEPFCSMEKKHPLRSTHSFGSTHSQEKTKSPSKGEIAIEHSFSRASRGQHENRLEKFFHRMGNLINKNK; encoded by the exons ATGGATTCTCCAGAGTTCTCCCTATTATCGTCTTTACGGGGAGAGTTTAAATCAGAAGATTATATCCAACCTCACTATAAGGAGGCTTATCGCCTGGCCATCGACTGCCTGGTGAAAGACGGCAGAGACAGCTACCAGGAGTTTCTCAAGGGAGAACGTGTTGGGAGCTTCCTGTCTGAGGATGAGATTCTCTTCATCACTGCAAATGTGCAGCAGCTACCACCTCAAAACCACGCAGAGGAAACCAATGGAGCACCAGACACTCAATCATCCTCAGGGACGTATTGGCCTGTCCACTCAGATGTGGCCGCACCGAATTTGGACTTGGGCTGGCCGGAGGTCATGCACGAAAAGCTGCAGACAAATATCGATCTGCTCTATCACCCCCCCAGACAAAACAGTCCAACTGTCAAAGAAATGATCCGAAAGCGAATTCAGGAAGCCAGACAG GTTGTTGCCATTGTGATGGACATGTTCACTGATGCAGACATATTCAAGGAAACTGTTGAAGCTTCTATACGTGGAGTCCCAGTCTACGTGCTTTTGGATGATTTCCACTTGAAAAGTTTCCtcaaaatggctgaaaatcaaGACGTAAAACTTCAACAACTAAGA AACATGAGGGTGCGCACCGTGAAAGGTCAGGATTACCTCTGTCAATCAGGAGCTAAATTTCACGGGGCAATGGGGCAGAAGTTTCTTTTAGTCGACTGCCACACTGTGATTTATGGCTCATACag CTTCACTTGGTCGTTTGAGAAGCTCAATCTGAGCATGGTTCAGGTCATCACAGGCCATCTGGTGAAGTCCTACGATGAGGAGTTTCGAACACTCTACGCCCGCTCGACTGTGCCAGCTGAACTGCGTTCCTCAGAGGCCTTGTTTCAACGCAACGGGCCACATGGGCTTCTGTCGACATCTCATTCTACACCTAAAATTGAGCGCAATGACCAGTTGAGACACACTCTGGACACAGTCTATCGGAAGACCTGCGAGAGGAACTTTGGCTCCAGACGTTTTGAGGACAAGCTGCTTGAAGAAGAGGGTAGCACTCTCGGTCCCATGATTGAGAATGGCATCGGCGTTCACAATCACGTGCCGCAATTTCATTCTCCAGACACAATGAATTTCTTGAAAAGGCACAGCTATGCTGGCGAGAGACAAGATGGGTTCTCCCCACAGAACATCAGGCCAAGAGCTAGCAACTGGAATATATCTAGAGATACTGTAAACGGACCAAACAACTACGCTATGGATAATTATTTACAAGTGCCGCAGATGCACAGAGGTCAAAACATGCGTCAGTCCTACAATGGTAATGATAAACAGGTTCTATCAATGCAGCAGAACATGCCAACACTGGAGAATACATCCAAGTCGTTCATGCGCACATGGAGGATTGAGTCTTACCTTAAAAACCCGGATGTCTCTTTTGGGAGCTCTTGTGACTATTTGGACCAGTTTGAACAACAGGACAAAGCGAACAACTTCATGCAAGGAAGGATGAGGTCCTCTCTTGTTTTCAGGTCCACCATACCTGAACAAATGGAGCCAAACACGCACATAAACAGCACTCCTGCTGGTCTGAGCCCCTCAGCAGccacaaacacaccatttcaCTACTCATCGATGCAGTGGAGTCCAACCGACAACAGAGGAAATAACGAAGAGTTCATGTTAAAGAGGCAAAATTCACAGATTTTGGATGACCTTCACAGTAATGCGGGTTATGGTCCAGGTAGAACCTCTTACCTCTCCACATATGCCAGCTTAGGCAGAAATAAGGGCACACAGATCATCACAAACCCTGATATCCTGACTGACAGTTGGAACAAAAGGCATAGCGTGGCAGATCCGAGATCAAACACTGAGTTCACGCATGAATCATCAGGTCAGATGCGTGGAGCTTTTACAAGGAAGCAAGTGAATAGAAGCACTGCAGGAATCAATGAGCATAATGGGGGATATAGGTCAAATCTGAATGAAGATCAGAGGTCTGTCTCTCATTATGATGTCAAGAGTATCACAAGCACAACGAGCCCCAATGCTCACATTTGGCAGGATCCACCATGCAGGACTGTGTCTGCAGCAGCCCTGGATGTGAACAGTAAGGATCTGAAAGACAAATCCAGCAGTGCAGGCTCTCATTCATCTCAGCATTTCCTTAAGAAGAGCtccaagaaaataaaatccttATTGAATATACCAGAGAAAAAAGAAGATTCGATTAGAAGCATGGAAGCACTGAGTCTCAAATCGGGTGAAAGCACAGACACCTTAACTGCTGAGGATGACGAGAAAACATCGTACGGTCAACGAAAACTTCACCACAGCACAACCAGCTCAGTCAGGTCCTCTTCGCGGGTTCAGAGGAATGGGTTGGAAGACGACCATTTGAAGTCCTCAAAGCCGCGATTCAGAACAGAGGAGCTGCAAGATCTACCGCAGGTGTGTCTCCCCAAAACTAGCGCTCAGAAGAAACCCACTGTTCTCGACAAAGGCGTGAGGTCCGGCCTCGATGCAGGCAGCTGGAGCAAAGATCGAGGACCTGAGAATCGCATGTACAGCCGGTTCGAGCCTTTCTGCTCAATGGAAAAGAAACACCCTCTACGCAGTACACACAGCTTTGGAAGCACACACTCTCAGGAGAAAACCAAAAGCCCTTCTAAAGGTGAGATAGCTATTGAACACAGCTTTAGTCGGGCTTCACGAGGGCAACACGAGAACAGGCTGGAGAAATTCTTTCACAGAATGGGAAATCTCATAAACAAGAACAAATAG
- the hcrtr2 gene encoding orexin receptor type 2, with amino-acid sequence MSGITGNLDCEECFSSAHVANSTDVHSAVDEDDELLRYIWREYLHPKQYEWVLIVAYIIVFFVSLIGNSLVCFAVWKNRHMRTVTNYFIVNLSLADVLVTIICLPASLVVDITETWFFGKTLCKVVPYLQTISVSVSVLTLSCIAQDRWYAICHPLMFKSTAKRARKSIVVIWVVSCIIMIPQAIVMECSSLLPELTNKTRLFTVCDEHWGAEIYPKVYHTCFFIVTYFAPLCLMVLAYIQICHKLWCQQIPGSTSVLQRKWRSIQCSAPTAGQGESVRVQTSTVCAEIKQVRARRKTARMLMVVLFVFALCYLPISVLNVMKRVFGTFKKINDRETVYAWFTFSHWLIYANSAANPIIYNFLSGKFREEFKSAFSCHCYGQDPNRTTRIRKRTSTDSRKSLSTQVNNVDNLSRISDHIV; translated from the exons ATGTCCGGGATCACTGGGAATTTAGATTGCGAGGAATGTTTCTCTTCTGCACATGTGGCCAACAGCACAGATGTGCACTCAGCTGTGGACGAGGATGACGAACTTCTGAGATACATCTGGAGAGAATACTTACACCCCAAGCAGTATGAATGGGTTCTGATTGTGGCTTACATCATCGTGTTCTTCGTCTCACTCATTGGAAACTCCCTGG tttgttttgcagTGTGGAAAAACCGTCACATGCGCACCGTGACCAACTACTTCATAGTGAATCTTTCCCTTGCTGATGTATTGGTCACCATCATCTGCCTGCCTGCCAGTCTTGTTGTAGACATCACGGAGACGTGGTTCTTTGGAAAGACTCTTTGCAAAGTTGTCCCTTATCTGCAG acaATCTCCGTTTCAGTGTCAGTCTTAACACTGAGCTGCATTGCCCAGGACCGCTGGTATGCTATCTGCCACCCGCTGATGTTCAAGAGCACAGCCAAGAGGGCTCGCAAAAGTATTGTTGTGATCTGGGTTGTGTCGTGCATTATCATGATCCCTCAGGCTATTGTGATGGAGTGCAGCAGTCTGCTACCTGAACTCACAAACAAGACCAGGCTGTTCACAGTGTGCGATGAACACTGGGgag CTGAGATCTACCCAAAGGTGTATCATACCTGTTTCTTCATTGTCACCTACTTCGCGCCATTATGCCTCATGGTCCTTGCCTATATTCAGATTTGTCACAAGCTGTGGTGTCAACAG ATTCCTGGAAGCACATCAGTGTTGCAGAGGAAGTGGAGGTCCATCCAGTGTTCGGCTCCGACTGCAGGGCAAGGAGAGTCCGTGAGGGTTCAGACCAGCACAGTCTGTGCAGAGATCAAACAAGTCAGAGCCCGACGTAAGACAGCGCGCATGCTGATGGTGGTGCTCTTTGTTTTCGCTCTGTGCTACCTGCCAATCAGCGTGCTCAATGTCATGAAAAG AGTCTTTGGGACTTTCAAGAAGATAAACGACAGGGAAACAGTGTATGCATGGTTCACGTTCTCACATTGGCTCATATACGCCAACAGTGCAGCAAATCCTATCATCTACAATTTCCTGAGCG GGAAGTTCCGGGAGGAGTTCAAATCAGccttttcttgccattgttATGGCCAGGATCCAAATCGAACAACAAGAATAAGGAAGAGAACGAGCACAGACAGCCGAAAATCCCTGTCAACTCAAGTTAACAACGTGGACAACCTGTCGCGCATATCGGATCATATTGTGTAG